One Mycolicibacter sp. MU0083 DNA window includes the following coding sequences:
- a CDS encoding DoxX family protein: MNTALWTAQVVLAAIFAASGTAKLTMSRERLLATGQTGIAMFPMPVVRFTAAMELLAALGLIAPGLTGIGPVLTPLAAAGLCVVMVGAAWAHSKLHEPASVAVNAVLFATAAFVALGALV; encoded by the coding sequence ATGAACACCGCACTGTGGACTGCCCAGGTCGTGCTGGCCGCGATCTTCGCGGCGTCCGGGACCGCCAAACTCACCATGTCCCGCGAGCGACTGCTGGCCACCGGCCAGACCGGGATCGCGATGTTCCCGATGCCGGTGGTGCGCTTCACCGCGGCGATGGAACTCCTGGCGGCCCTCGGCCTGATCGCTCCCGGACTCACCGGGATCGGGCCGGTGTTGACCCCGCTGGCTGCCGCCGGCTTGTGTGTGGTGATGGTCGGTGCCGCCTGGGCGCACTCGAAGCTGCACGAGCCGGCCAGCGTCGCGGTGAACGCCGTACTGTTCGCGACTGCGGCCTTCGTCGCACTGGGCGCGCTGGTGTGA